Below is a genomic region from Raphanus sativus cultivar WK10039 chromosome 4, ASM80110v3, whole genome shotgun sequence.
tattaaaaaataaaataattgttatatattgtgttgttatcttaaaatagttttcaattataaaacttaaaaattagatataaaacaatttataataattaagtagttaaaatcaatattaatttttattaatataattaatttgagCAGACGAATCTTACAAGGTGGCAAGTACATATGTAAGATAAATTCTCCAAATCCATACCAAGTACAGAGGGTTCGTTTATGAGAGTCAAATTTACAAAGGCCTCAAGAGTGGGTAATCTTCAAGTAGCTCCCTTTCTGACAAAGTGTCCTTCTCATTCTGCGGTGTCCACAGTACTTCAACTGCCTGCAACATTTGTTTTTTATACCATTCATTTGCAAGACTGAACTTGTTCGCATGATTATTCAAACTTACAGATACACTCTTACCATGATTTTGTTTCTAGGTATCGACCCAATTTTTTGTAAGGCTTCCTTTAGATCCGCAGTTCCATTTATAGGCTGCAGTTTATGAATGCCCTCTGCAGCTACCAAGATGGTTACCTGAACATGTACAACGCTTCCTCTTAAACCAACATTACGGCAATCTAACGTGCAAACACATGCTTCATACCATTGTTAACTTTATTATCAGGACTCATTCATCTCCTTTTCTAGAGACAGCTTTCTAAATTCGACTTACCCTATTCTAGTAAGCAATTAACTATGAATTTGTAAGTGTACCACAATATATTCATTGCTGAAACCGCTAGCTGTCCGAATCTTTGAGCTTTGTCTCTTTATGCTGTTCACGTTAACAAGCGTCTCCTCATCGAATTTCCCCCGTTCTTCAATAGAGAGCTGATTAAATCGTTTCTCTCCATCTTCTATACTCCGTCTCACATCAACCTGAAaataaatgatacaaaatagAATGGTTAGGTTCTGCATCCATGATCACTAAATGCTCCTAGAGTTACTAGCCAGGAAAAAACTGGTGAATGTATAAATCATGGGAGAACCAAGTGGACTTACTGATGAATAACAAGAGATGCAATAGTCCGGGTGCCTCAGCAAAGCTAATGTTGCCTCTGTAGAACCgaaatgaagaaaaaatgatatattataCAGTCACCAGGTTTCATCAGCAGCTGTAAATTATACTTAAGCATTTATTAGGGAGAAGTCGTATAGAGAACTCAAGCTTTTTACATAGGTTACGCATGTTAAAAAGATAGCCCGTAATGACAGTTTTCACTAAATATAGCAATACTACAAGGTTAAATAAATCTCGAATGTTTTACTTCCTAGGCAGTTTCGATTTCAATATAGTTGAACAAAATTCAGCAAACAGACAGAAAGCAAAATAGTGCCACAAGTAATCTAGTCAAGAGATGCATTTCTAACATTGTTTGTACATGTTACCGGTTAAAACATAGGTGAGACCCTCGGATGTGGATGTATCAGCATTTTCAGCAAGACGATTGAAATCTTGCTGTAGTGTCCTCCCCAAACCCAGCAAGCCCACCTGAAAGGATACATATACAAATTGTGCGATCATTCTAGTGTAGATAAATAGTTGGAAAACAAGGAATGGAATGGAGAGGTGACCTGTAGTTTAATGACGCTAGTTTTCTGAGTATCGGTTAAAGTGGAACCCTGTGAACGGTCTGAGAGGAATCCAGAAACCACAATAAAGGCTGCAAAACCAACCAGAATCAGAGAGAAGCTCGAAAACCCACCGAATCCAAATCCAACCGCAGGGCCAACATAGAGACCTCCACTGAACGGAGACGGCCCATAGTACGGAGCCGAGTACCTCGTACTCGGATCCAATGTtctcgaagacgaagaagaacTTCTTGATGGAGCCGAGTACCTCGTACTCGGATCCAATGTTctcgaagaggaagaagaactTCTTGATGAGAAGGAGTTACCGCCGATTCTGCCACCGGACGCAGCCAAGGCCGAATAAGGATCATAAAACAAAAGCAGCCCAAGCAAAACCGCGGCTATTGCGGGTTTCTTCAGAGAATCTAACGTTTTCCTGATCTGAATCGCGATTTGGTCAATTGAATTTTTACATATCTGACAAGGACCCGAATCAGATTGTTTGTATTTGACGGCGATTTGGAAACGAAACAAATTTGATTTGCGTTGAGGTTTTGAGAATAACAGagtagaagatgatgatgatcgcGAACAAGGGGCGGTTGCAGAGAAGGCTGAAATGGGCGGTTGGAAGAAAGAGTGGTGGGGACGAGTGATGAAATAGAGGGAATGAAAACGGGATGAAACCAGAGGAGGTTGAATGAGAAGCATAgtcctcttctcttctccaacgaCGTGGTGTCGCGAGCGGAAAGGGTTTTTGATTGATTCTATCCTTTCTTCCTCGACCTGTTTTCGTTTGTGGTTTGGAGCTAGTGTGTACGTGTCACTGCAACTACTAGTATCATATCGTCTCAGTTTTTACTCTTTTTGAGGCTTTGATCGCTTCATAAAAGCACTAGATTTTAAACTCACTACGCTGTTTTGCTAATttcatttagtttttaataatttttaactatCAGTTATAATCGACAAAGATTGGTCCGGATTACGCCcgagatttttatttaaatttaattatatatttgtatattattttgatatatataaagattataatatatatagcgAAGTGAATTTTCGTAATCGAACTCTCACgctaaaagttagagtggtcaAAGTCAATGATActtaatgaattatatatatatatatatatataatcaattatataatcaaaaacaaaatttattaataatattatttattttttaaaaaaataagataattgttatatattgtgttgttatcttaaaatatttttcaattataaaacttaaaaattagatataaaaccatttataataattaagtggttaaaatcaatattaatttttattaatattattaattttttaaaaataagataattcttatgtatttttttgttatcttaaaatattttcaattataaaaattaaaatatgataaaaaaaacaatttataataaataagtagttaaaatcaatattacttttaatgaattttatatataattaattatatatataaaactgatTTTTCGTAATTAAGCTCTcatgttaaaagttagagtggtcaAAGTcgatgatacccttaatgaattatatatagGGCAATTTAGCTACAAAACCAAACAAGATTGGTTAATTGGCATTATACCAAAGAGGAGAAAAGCGAACCGACGCGTCATCAAAATCGGAGCTAAAAAGACGAATTTACCCACGACGCTTCATCCTCCCCTAGTTAGTGTTTTAGGTCGTAGGGTTTTAGAGTCTGACACGAGATATTTGAAAAGATTTGGCGATAAGAAATAGATTTCGTTTACACACGAAGCGATTGCATCGGTAAACCAAAAGCCACAGTGTTTAGGGGATAAGTCTGACGCATACGGCGGTTATGTAGAGGAAATCTTTCAAAAGATTTCCCTGTCACGCCTGTACGAGAAGATCTATACGAAATCGGTGGGCGTGTATAAAGGAGTCTTAGACGGTTTCTCATTCACAAGCAAACGAAGTTCAGTTAACTGAAGAGAAAAGATTGTGCGATTAAAGTCTGCAGAAGCTTTTAACAAAGGTAAAAAAGATTTTTTGTCTTTAGTTATCAGCTTTAAATGTGTAAAAGCGATATCGTTGCTAGGTCTCAGAATTTATTTTGTCGAGCATT
It encodes:
- the LOC108848500 gene encoding uncharacterized protein LOC108848500, with translation MLLIQPPLVSSRFHSLYFITRPHHSFFQPPISAFSATAPCSRSSSSSTLLFSKPQRKSNLFRFQIAVKYKQSDSGPCQICKNSIDQIAIQIRKTLDSLKKPAIAAVLLGLLLFYDPYSALAASGGRIGGNSFSSRSSSSSSRTLDPSTRYSAPSRSSSSSSRTLDPSTRYSAPYYGPSPFSGGLYVGPAVGFGFGGFSSFSLILVGFAAFIVVSGFLSDRSQGSTLTDTQKTSVIKLQVGLLGLGRTLQQDFNRLAENADTSTSEGLTYVLTEATLALLRHPDYCISCYSSVDVRRSIEDGEKRFNQLSIEERGKFDEETLVNVNSIKRQSSKIRTASGFSNEYIVVTILVAAEGIHKLQPINGTADLKEALQKIGSIPRNKIMAVEVLWTPQNEKDTLSERELLEDYPLLRPL